The following are encoded together in the Triticum dicoccoides isolate Atlit2015 ecotype Zavitan chromosome 6B, WEW_v2.0, whole genome shotgun sequence genome:
- the LOC119325932 gene encoding uncharacterized protein LOC119325932, whose amino-acid sequence MDQDIRLVFPEVRKCIARISFCREGETKELRHMVIPGIVVAVDTDGSATIVANPVFFKMCPEFKLSFPNDTAAGYEKERKLFSTMVDYRDKFCTFKLKPEVNGFVQPAKIETKPLKAADYADAFIFPRKDFITPAAYCKGGVVNGTEAKTEVMLESASHEYAYLGSPIFNRNGALVGISYADIGCLIAWTTQELRDDVLKHLSGISYVSDGIPVEQAPVQQN is encoded by the exons ATGGATCAG GACATACGTCTTGTTTTTCCAGAAGTTCGAAAATGTATTGCGCGTATTTCCTTTTGTCGGGAGGGCGAGACAAAGGAGTTGAGGCATATGGTAATTCCTGGAATCGTCGTTGCAGTTGATACGGATGGATCGGCTACGATAGTTGCAAACCCTGTGTTTTTTAAGATGTGCCCTGAATTCAAATTGAGTTTTCCAAATGATACTGCCGCCGGTTATGAAAAAGAACGGAAGCTTTTCTCCACTATGGTGGATTATCGCGACAAATTTTGTACATTTAAGCTGAAACCGGAAGTAAATGGATTTGTGCAACCAGCAAAGATTGAGACTAAGCCCTTGAAAGCTGCTGATTATGCTGATGCCTTCATATTTCCACGGAAAGACTTTATTACACCAGCTGCTTATTGCAAAGGGGGTGTCGT GAATGGAACAGAAGCAAAAACAGAAGTTATGCTTGAGAGTGCATCTCATGAGTATGCATATCTGGGGTCACCAATATTCAATAGGAATGGTGCCCTCGTTGGAATTAGTTATGCTGATATTGGTTGTTTGATCGCGTGGACAACGCAGGAATTACGTGATGATGTGCTTAAACATCTGAGTGG CATTTCGTATGTCTCGGATGGAATTCCAGTGGAACAAGCCCCTGTGCAGCAAAATTAA